Genomic segment of Arachis stenosperma cultivar V10309 chromosome 4, arast.V10309.gnm1.PFL2, whole genome shotgun sequence:
ATTCAAGCACATACCTTTAGTGTTGTCATTCTTCTTCTAAATTCGTGCACGTAgggttttttcttcttcttctttctctttcattatcgtcatcaccaacaacaccaacattatgtatttttgttgatgattgagttttttttactacttgttaaaatttgaactaatttcagttcatttgtgaattaactgaggttcacttgatactgttgttaagtattgaccaaattttttattccttaagaaattttggttcatttcttagtttaatttaggTTCATTTGGTTTTGTTTCGGTTGAATTTGCTGAACTTATTCATGTGTgattgtttagttagtttttgttCAAATCTAAACTAATTTTgattcatttgtgaattaacTAAGATTCACTTGATGCTGCTGTTAAGTAttaaccaaatttttttattcttaagaaatttttgttcatttcttagtttaatttaggTTCATTTGGTTCTATTTCACTTGAAGTTTTTCTCCTCATCCTCCTctttgtcttcttcttctttttcgtctTTTTTTTCGTCATCTTctccttattttattttctcaaaaTTCTTCTTAATTTACTCTATTGAAAGAaataaaatcaagaaaaatgatggcgaagaagaaggaggagagaaacacgaagaagaagatagaggaatgcgaagaaggaggaggaaaaacacgaagaagtagaagaagaaggtggAGGAGGAAAGAAACGCCGGAACGTTTATGTAGTTGGAGCGTGTATTCACGCTCCACTAATGAAACTGATTTTTGTTGGGGTTAGACCAACATTATTGGATTTGGTTGTCAAAAAGACTTGATATAGTGTGAATTTAGGCTGCGTGTATTTATAGAGACGGAACACTGAGATAGGGGCACAGAGACATATAAAATTATGTTTGACAAATGAGATATGGACAGAGACATTATGTCCAGAGATattgaattagtgtattttgtgtttATCCTGACAGGAAAAACATAGAGACACTAACAAGAgacacaatttattttttagagtaaagtatcgtttttatccccaacgtttgggataagtcccaaagttgtccctaacatttcaatcgtcctatttaagtccctaacgtttcaaaactgactcaatgttgtcctgccgttagggatccgttaacagaattgacggcgagacaaaattgagacaattttgaaacgttagggacttaaatatgacgaaaacgttggggacaaaaatgatacatagaaataaattttaatttaattttatctttcaataatattaattgttGCATTCCCTGAATGGTTGCAATTGTGTTATCCTGCAAAGGGAACTTAACACAAAGATGAATTGTAGATACTATAGCATCGAACTTATTTAAGAAGGGTCGGCCAAGTATTAAATTGTAAGGACTAAAATAGTCAACCACCAAGTATTTAATATCTGAATTTTTTGACAAGGGAAACTCACCGAGTGTGGTTTGTAACCACACAGAGCCCATAACTGGGACTGGCTCACCTGAGAAACCTACTAGGTCTCCAGTAGAAGGTTAGAAGATGTTGGTGCTCAATTTCATCTTCTGGAATGTGGAGTAAAATAGGACATCGGCACTGCTCCCAGGGTCCAGCAACACCTTTTTTACTAGGAGATCTCCGAGTTGTAGGGAGATTATGACCGGATCATCGAGATTTACTATACTATTGTTATGATCGGCTGTCTGGAATGTTATCTACGGGGAGTGTGGTATTGTCTGCTGTTGGGTTTAATCAGTGTTGATGGAAAGCATAGCTCGGTAAGATCGCTTTCTTGCCGAACTTGTGGTTTTTCCACCTGCAAAATCTCCAGAAATACAGTTAATAATACGCCTTGGTTGGTCGGGATGGTTGGTGTATGGCCGATCTTTATCTCAGCCATGCTGTTGTGCTGGATGTTGTTCGCCAGAGGTGTTTGTTCGGCGCTGCATGTGGCCGCCGATGTATTTGTCCAGGTGGCCTTGCCGAGCTAATCGCTTTAGAAGGTCTTTGGCGATGACACACTCGTCGGTAGTGTGTCCGTGCTTTTGGTGAAAATAGCAGTATTTTGTTCTGTTCGCGCCTTTTAAATCTGGGTAACTGCCGGCTTTTCTTGGCGGTTTGATCAGTTTCGAATTCAAGATTTCCTTGATGATATCGTCACGCTTGGTGTTGAATTGAGTGTAGGACTTATATCGTGAAGTCGGTTTGAAGTTCTTCTTTTTGTCTCGAGTTCTGTCGTCGTCTCTGTAATAAGGCTTTTTTGTTTTATGAGCTTGCCGGAGTTTCTCGATGTCGATCTGACCTTTTGCCTTTTCGCGAAACTTGGCCATAGTCTTAGGTTTGGTTACAGCAATGGTGTCCTGGAATTTTCCTGGTCGCTGTCCACTTTTTATGGTGTGCAGTTCCACCTCGGGGTGGAGGTCGGGTATACTTATGGCTATTTTTGTGAAGCGCGTCGTGTAGTCCTTGAGACTTTCGTGCTGGCCTTGCTTGATTGTATTCAGGTAATCGGAGTCATGTAAGTAGATGGCCGATCCAGCAAAGTGCTCCTCAAAGGGCTTTGATATGTCATAGAACCTGCAGGCAAAGAACAAAACTAATCAAGTGCAGGGCCGTCTAAATAAGATGGAAAGCAACGACACAAAACTTTATCAGATGCACCGTTTACTATCATTATGGAGGTGAACTTCTTGATGTATTTTTTCGGATCACCTAACCCATCATAGGGAGTTAGGATGGTAGGTAAAGTAAACTTCCGGGGTAGCACGAAGTTCATCACCTCGACCGTGAATGGTCCAGGGGAGCTTTCTTGATCGTCATTCTCGTTGTCTTGCTAAGCTTCCTCATTATGCTCAGGTTTCTCCTCTTTCTGCCGAGCAGTGTCTAAGACGTGTGTTGGCCCTGACTGCTGCTCGGCTTCTTTTGTTCGTTCTTGCCGATCATTGTTGTTTTCGATTCGGGTGTTGTTCAAGTTAGCAATTTGATGTGCCATTCTTTGGTTCTCCTCGGTCATGTGCTGGTTGGCTTGCTGTAACTCGGTCACCATATGAAGGAGTTCGAATGGTGTGGGTGGAAGTTGTTCAGCCATGACTCAGGCGAGAACCTCGAGGCCGATGATATTTGGAAGGGATTATATTCTCGGTtccacggtgggcgccaattGTTCTTGTATGGATACTTGGAGGGAGAGCTCGGTCTCTGGGAATCGACGCTGAGTTTGTTACTTTCGGTACCGACCTTTGAGTTTTGTGGTAATCCGAGCTTTACTCCAAGAGGATGTCCAATCGCGTAGAGCTTTGAGCAAGAAACAGGGGAGGAAGTGTACGtgcaaaggcactccgaagCTTAAGTCAGTATTGAAAATTCAATGTGTGTTTTTAGGATGGAAGATCATACCTTTTATGGGTGAAAATGTGCAAGTCGGTTATGCTTCTGCTTCATTGCCTGTATTAAAGAGCAATAATAAGGGTGAAATGTTAGGTTGGACGTTTCACTTTTGGGGAGCAGTCCATTAAGCTGAGTTGTAACGTAAGTTGCCGATTAATGGCGTTTATTGCCAATTAATGACTGTAATGCCGAACTATAACGCCAACTTTCTGAATAATAACGTGAATAATGCTGAATTATGAATGACAATACCAATTTATGATGTTGAATTTGTAACGGCCGgatgatatataatagtctatttTAGTTGTATTCGCAAGATTTATGTTTTATAAGTTGTTTCATGCATATATTATGATTctatatattgatattgatgTGTGTATTTTTATATTCTATGTATATTAGTTTATTGGCCCCTCTTCATAAAATTCTAACTCTGCCTTTGATAACATGATATAGAGCTTATTATAACTAAAATGTTTAtagtttgatgatgatgatgatgatgatgatcttCCTAAAAAGAGAAATTAAGTATCAAgcagttaaaaaaaaaaaaaacaacagtCTATACATAATTATGCTTCAAACTTATATATTTGCATAGCTATTCTGTTTTTTAGGTGTTATAATTCTGTTTGGCGTTAGTTACTGTTTCTTATTTCCCAATTTCTTTCAATTCTGCTCTGCATTCATTCAACACGCTTCTGCTTTTATTTATGTGTTAGATTCAAAGCTTCTTAGAAAGCTTTCGAAACTTAAGTGAGACTTTTGCATTAAAAAATTAAGGATCCCGCTAGGGAGACAATGGACTATTTGTACATACTatttagaataaccatccgactgtaagggataataaacatcttctcgaaaaattagtttaatttttgggttcaccaaggattgaactcttgaccttttggatctagcgctttaataccatgtcatgaaaccactcatcccaaaagcttcaGCTAATAGaaaaatgtaacactaataattatatctctaatactccataaacctcaattgtacacattgtataaatatttcattggctcctcatactttcccaAAAATTAAACATGCATGTTATAGATATAACACCTCttttaatcaatttaaattttgagaCAATAATTTCATAACACTTTCTCTTATATGATTCCACTATAACTATTGGAAAATTTCACCTATATATAGTGATGAATTATTGATATAAGTTAAGGCAACACCACTTTTTACCTTTGCTACTTTTTAttaactttattattattatagcaAGATGGGAAAATATCATCACATCTCAGCTATATGTTTATTCTATCAAACATAATAATGAATTTTCAACTTAATACAggcaacaacaaaaaaatattttccaatAATGCAATTACTTTGCCCAATTGACAAAATTTTCAAGATTCTTTGTAGATTGGCCACCTTCAGTTAGGTTATTCCTAGTCACTTGTTTCAATTTCAAAGACCTTTCCCTTATGCCTTCATCACCAAGCAATTGCAACACCTTCTTCTTTATCTCTTCCTTTGATATGAATCCATTGTCATCCTTGTTCAATCCCAACCCAACTTTCCAAACATTACAAATATATGATTCATCCCAAAATTGATCACTGAAAAATGGCCAGCACAAGAAGGGAACACCACTATACACGCCTTCAATAGTAGAATTCCAACCACAATGACTTATGAAGCAAGCAATAGCAGGGTGGTTTAATACTTTTTTCTGGGGAGCCCAATCAACAATTTTCCCTTTTCTTCCATGAAATTCATCTGGGTATTTGTTGTTTCTTTCGCTATTCATATTATCTGTATAAAGCATAAATACAAACAcctattaattaataaatacaatGTGACATACACAATATAAGATATATTCATATATGATATATtgaatatgtatatatatatgttaattcaTCAATGATATGTGtacacaaaaaataattaataatttatataaaatatatattaaaatacaaaaatatttattaaaaatataatatataaaataatatatataaatatatacaaatatatagtaaataattttttatatgcaaatatttttttatattagtttcATCTTTAACAACATTTACAATAATTGtttcaaaattattttggaTATAAAAAGTTGTCTTAAAGAATATAGTAGAAATCAAAGGATTATTACAGATAGAATAAAAttttggtttaattattctgttggtccatatagttttgtaaaatttttaattaggtctatatttttttttaattgagtctttgtaccaatttttttttcaactagGTCCCTCTTAAcagtaattggcttaattttatagggactcaactaaaaaaaaaattggtacagAAACCCAAATAAACGGAAAAAGAAGTGTGGAgacacaattaaaaaaaatttggtgcaaagactcaattaaaaggaaaaaaagtatagggagctaattaaaaattttacgaaACTATAGGCactaacagaataattaaacctaaaattTTTTACACATTTTggtttaataataaattattctcaaaataagaaattttcaagaaaaaagaTTATATATATGGATAAAATTGAAGTATTTACTGATTACATATATACCTGGTCTTACAACCCAAAGAAAAGGCTTGTCAATGAGATCAAGTGCAAGTGCTAATTCTTTGAGTTGATTGGATTCCATAACTGCCAAGCTACCAAATGAAACATATACAACAgattgaggttgttgttgatCCAACCATTCTAAGCATGTTGTGTCTTCTTGCCAAAATGAAGAacttttgttgttgttattattgttgtcACTTTCAATCAATGGTCCAATTGATAGGAACTTTGGAGACATGGAGAATGCTCCTGGTTCAAGATCATAGGCACTATTGCAAAGCCACCACTCTGCTAAGTTGAGAAGTTGTATCTCTTCCTGATAAAGATG
This window contains:
- the LOC130975843 gene encoding uncharacterized protein LOC130975843 gives rise to the protein MTIKKAPLDHSRSRFYDISKPFEEHFAGSAIYLHDSDYLNTIKQGQHESLKDYTTRFTKIAISIPDLHPEVELHTIKSGQRPGKFQDTIAVTKPKTMAKFREKAKGQIDIEKLRQAHKTKKPYYRDDDRTRDKKKNFKPTSRYKSYTQFNTKRDDIIKEILNSKLIKPPRKAGSYPDLKGANRTKYCYFHQKHGHTTDECVIAKDLLKRLARQGHLDKYIGGHMQRRTNTSGEQHPAQQHG
- the LOC130974380 gene encoding UDP-glycosyltransferase 83A1-like, giving the protein MGIIPHFLVIPFPVLGHINPLTQFSNVLTKHGCKVTFLHTEFSHKRAKISEDDDGGSQDHIKYVTLPDGLDHEDDRSDNVKVLFSMKKTMPSMLPKLIEDINALDTNNKITCIVATINMGWAFEVGRKLGIKCAHLFPGSATTMASVYCLPKLMEEGIVDSDGNITKTQEIQFAPLMPMMDAKNFAWGTIGKAFFNHLYQEEIQLLNLAEWWLCNSAYDLEPGAFSMSPKFLSIGPLIESDNNNNNNKSSSFWQEDTTCLEWLDQQQPQSVVYVSFGSLAVMESNQLKELALALDLIDKPFLWVVRPDNMNSERNNKYPDEFHGRKGKIVDWAPQKKVLNHPAIACFISHCGWNSTIEGVYSGVPFLCWPFFSDQFWDESYICNVWKVGLGLNKDDNGFISKEEIKKKVLQLLGDEGIRERSLKLKQVTRNNLTEGGQSTKNLENFVNWAK